A window of the Comamonas sp. Y33R10-2 genome harbors these coding sequences:
- a CDS encoding undecaprenyl-diphosphate phosphatase has translation MDTLLLLKAAIMGIVEGLTEFLPISSTGHLILAGSLMGFVGGKAKVFEIAIQTGAIFAVMLVYWQKIRSTLIELPTSREAQKFALNVFIGFLPAVVLALLFGKYVQEHLFTPVIVATTFIIGGFIILWAENRPAAATRVHSVDDMTPVDALKVGLVQCLALIPGMSRSGSTIIGGMVMGLSRKAATDFSFFLAMPTLIGAGVYSLYKDRALLSMEDVPLFAVGLFFSFISAWLCVRWLLRFISTNSFVPFAWYRIVFGIVVLVTAYTGVVNWHH, from the coding sequence GTGGATACTTTATTGCTGCTCAAGGCCGCCATCATGGGCATTGTGGAAGGGCTGACCGAGTTCTTGCCCATCTCCTCAACGGGGCACCTGATTTTGGCGGGCTCGCTCATGGGCTTTGTCGGCGGCAAGGCCAAGGTGTTCGAGATCGCTATTCAGACCGGCGCCATCTTTGCCGTAATGCTGGTGTATTGGCAAAAAATTCGCAGCACGCTGATCGAGTTGCCCACCAGCCGCGAGGCGCAAAAATTTGCGCTCAACGTCTTCATCGGCTTTTTGCCTGCCGTGGTGCTGGCGCTGCTGTTTGGCAAGTATGTGCAAGAGCACCTGTTCACGCCTGTGATTGTGGCGACCACGTTCATCATCGGTGGCTTCATTATTTTGTGGGCTGAAAATCGCCCCGCTGCCGCCACTCGCGTGCACTCGGTGGACGATATGACGCCTGTGGATGCGCTCAAGGTCGGTTTGGTGCAATGCTTGGCTCTGATTCCCGGCATGAGCCGTAGCGGCTCGACCATCATTGGTGGCATGGTCATGGGCCTGTCGCGCAAGGCGGCGACGGATTTTTCTTTCTTCTTGGCTATGCCCACGCTGATTGGCGCAGGCGTCTACAGCCTCTACAAAGATCGCGCATTGCTGAGCATGGAAGATGTGCCGCTGTTTGCTGTGGGTCTGTTCTTCTCTTTCATCAGCGCTTGGTTGTGCGTGCGCTGGTTGCTGCGCTTTATCTCCACCAACAGCTTTGTGCCCTTTGCTTGGTACCGCATCGTCTTTGGCATCGTGGTGTTGGTGACGGCTTACACCGGTGTGGTGAACTGGCACCATTAA
- the cysE gene encoding serine O-acetyltransferase yields the protein MLDSLRSDIQCILDRDPAARSTWEVITCYPGLHAIWLQRPAHWCWTHGFKWLGRFISHMGRWLTGIEIHPGAVIGKEVFIDHGMGVVIGETAVVGDGCTIYHGVTLGGTSLYKGAKRHPTLGKNVVVSAGAKVLGGFEVGDGAKIGSNAVVIKPVPAGATAVGIPARIIQSKSGQSADVTEHEVAPKAVVQPARAFDEDCGQSFSAYGVTSEVDPVAQAMRSLSDGASSHEKQIALLWAAIEKLSIQGQVKDCMPCESDRPEAFQKDKIDQILGK from the coding sequence ATGCTAGATAGCCTGCGCTCCGACATCCAGTGCATTCTCGACCGCGACCCCGCGGCTCGCAGCACCTGGGAAGTCATCACCTGTTACCCCGGCCTGCACGCTATTTGGCTGCAACGTCCGGCTCACTGGTGCTGGACGCATGGTTTTAAATGGCTGGGCCGCTTCATCTCACACATGGGGCGCTGGCTCACGGGCATTGAAATCCACCCCGGTGCGGTGATTGGCAAAGAAGTCTTTATCGATCACGGCATGGGTGTTGTGATTGGTGAGACCGCCGTGGTGGGTGATGGCTGCACTATCTATCACGGCGTAACGCTGGGCGGCACATCGCTGTACAAGGGCGCCAAGCGCCACCCCACGCTGGGCAAGAACGTGGTGGTTAGCGCCGGCGCCAAGGTGCTGGGTGGCTTTGAGGTGGGGGATGGTGCCAAGATTGGCAGCAACGCCGTGGTCATCAAACCCGTGCCTGCAGGCGCTACAGCGGTGGGCATTCCTGCGCGCATCATCCAGAGCAAAAGCGGCCAGAGCGCGGATGTGACCGAGCATGAAGTGGCTCCCAAGGCCGTTGTGCAGCCCGCGCGTGCCTTTGATGAAGATTGCGGCCAAAGTTTTAGCGCCTATGGCGTCACGTCTGAGGTGGACCCCGTGGCCCAGGCCATGCGTTCATTGTCTGACGGTGCATCTAGCCACGAAAAGCAGATTGCGCTGCTGTGGGCCGCGATTGAGAAGCTGTCGATTCAAGGTCAGGTTAAAGACTGCATGCCTTGCGAGTCTGATCGTCCTGAAGCCTTTCAAAAAGACAAAATCGATCAGATTTTGGGAAAATAA
- a CDS encoding alpha/beta fold hydrolase, with amino-acid sequence MASVSDLNTLPVVFSHANSFPVCTYRLLFSLLRQRGIDASGVQRFGHDPARPVTNHWPHLVDELIEFAEKKVQQHGQAVYLVGHSLGGILSFQAASKRPDLVRGVLLLDSPLLGGWKANAVGLAKQTQLVASVSPGKISQRRRYTWASSEEALEYFRSKKAFAQWHPQVLQDYVEHGLVGDQGKRSLLFTREVETAIYNTLPSNLNNQLKRNPLRCPVSFIGGRSSAEMRQVGMEMTQRMTQGRIMMLDGGHLFPMERPQATAAAIEASLLNMEQSILRKAEANAHQ; translated from the coding sequence ATGGCCTCTGTCAGCGATCTGAACACCCTGCCCGTCGTGTTCTCGCACGCCAACAGCTTTCCTGTCTGCACCTACCGCCTGTTGTTTTCTCTGCTGCGCCAGCGCGGCATTGATGCCAGTGGTGTGCAGCGCTTTGGCCATGACCCGGCACGCCCCGTCACCAATCACTGGCCGCATTTAGTCGATGAGCTCATCGAGTTTGCAGAGAAAAAAGTGCAGCAGCACGGACAAGCTGTTTATTTGGTGGGTCACTCGCTGGGCGGCATTCTGAGCTTTCAAGCGGCCTCTAAGCGCCCCGATCTGGTGCGCGGCGTGCTGCTACTTGACTCGCCCTTGCTGGGCGGCTGGAAGGCCAATGCCGTGGGGCTGGCCAAGCAGACACAACTTGTGGCCTCTGTATCGCCGGGCAAGATAAGCCAGCGCCGGCGCTACACTTGGGCCAGCAGTGAAGAAGCGCTAGAGTACTTTCGCAGCAAAAAAGCCTTTGCCCAATGGCACCCACAGGTGCTGCAAGACTATGTAGAGCACGGCTTGGTGGGCGATCAGGGCAAGCGCAGCCTGCTGTTTACGCGCGAGGTAGAAACTGCCATCTACAACACCCTGCCCAGCAACCTCAACAACCAACTCAAGCGCAACCCGCTGCGCTGCCCCGTGTCTTTTATTGGTGGGCGCTCATCGGCAGAGATGCGGCAGGTGGGTATGGAGATGACGCAGCGCATGACGCAAGGCCGCATCATGATGCTGGACGGCGGCCACCTCTTTCCCATGGAGCGTCCACAGGCTACGGCTGCCGCCATCGAGGCTTCGCTGCTCAATATGGAGCAAAGCATTTTGCGTAAGGCTGAAGCAAATGCTCATCAATAG
- a CDS encoding inositol monophosphatase family protein — MSNSLHPMLNVAIKAARAAGAIINRAALDVESVRVAQKQVNDFVTEVDQAAERVIIETLLNAYPQHSILAEESGQEHGAKNSDHVWIIDPLDGTTNFIHGFPVYCVSIALAYKGKVEHAVVYDPSRNDLFTATKGRGAYLNERRIRVSKRTQLRDCLISTGFPFRRGDNFKQYMLMLGEVMQRTAGVRRPGSAALDLAYVAAGFADGFFESGLSIWDVAAGSLLVSEAGGLVGNFTGEADFLEQKEILAAAPRIYGALIPVIGKFSKFATAGEKADVRQAVKSDNFELPADESAEGEAKAAE; from the coding sequence ATGTCGAATTCCCTGCACCCCATGCTCAACGTGGCCATCAAGGCTGCTCGCGCCGCTGGCGCCATCATCAACCGTGCCGCACTAGATGTGGAATCGGTGCGCGTTGCGCAAAAGCAGGTAAACGACTTTGTGACCGAGGTAGACCAAGCCGCTGAGCGCGTCATCATCGAGACGCTGCTGAACGCCTACCCCCAGCACTCCATCCTGGCTGAAGAGTCGGGTCAAGAGCACGGTGCCAAGAACTCTGACCACGTCTGGATCATCGATCCTCTGGACGGCACCACCAACTTCATCCACGGCTTCCCCGTGTACTGCGTCAGCATCGCTCTGGCCTACAAGGGCAAGGTCGAGCACGCCGTGGTCTATGACCCCAGCCGTAACGACCTGTTCACCGCCACCAAGGGCCGTGGTGCTTACCTCAACGAGCGCCGCATCCGCGTCTCCAAGCGCACTCAGCTGCGTGACTGCCTGATCTCCACCGGCTTCCCATTCCGCCGTGGCGACAACTTCAAGCAATACATGCTGATGCTGGGCGAAGTGATGCAACGCACTGCTGGCGTGCGTCGCCCCGGCTCTGCCGCTCTGGATCTGGCCTACGTGGCCGCCGGTTTTGCAGACGGCTTCTTTGAGTCCGGCCTGTCCATCTGGGACGTGGCTGCAGGCTCGCTGCTGGTCAGCGAAGCCGGTGGTCTGGTCGGCAACTTCACCGGCGAAGCTGACTTCCTGGAACAAAAGGAAATTCTGGCCGCAGCTCCCCGCATCTATGGCGCACTGATCCCCGTGATCGGCAAGTTCAGCAAGTTCGCCACTGCCGGTGAAAAGGCTGATGTGCGCCAAGCCGTGAAGTCAGATAACTTTGAATTGCCTGCTGACGAAAGCGCTGAAGGCGAAGCCAAAGCCGCTGAATAA
- a CDS encoding sterol desaturase family protein, translating to MMDFFSPHWALAIDWVALNAVTPVVTAFNIAEAAGDPREIAAGVLIALLQLFLIGGVMRPLESLLPAERWADRRHTTVDRNYTLLMLLGLFPLFSFLILMPVAHMLGGGPATDEASGLKAWVPWFEGHPYILFAVYYVIYDLTYYWMHRAQHVIPWWWAMHSMHHSQRQMSCWSNDRSNYLDGMLQSFVLATVGLVMGLDVSEFAMLGLLSELVQNFSHANIALRLGWVGKVGERLFVGPRFHRNHHMLRDAHRPERHNCNFGQVLPWWDQLFGTALYHDEPLRPTGVSDPEVDADNERSLIAMQWYTLKRFWGAVTCRAGWRLGDVSFGASYRPIHDEDDTSHTRKSHDAPIAAVSRGANNNHRITATK from the coding sequence ATGATGGATTTTTTCAGCCCGCACTGGGCACTGGCCATTGACTGGGTAGCGTTGAATGCTGTGACCCCAGTCGTCACCGCATTCAATATTGCCGAAGCTGCTGGCGACCCACGCGAGATTGCCGCTGGCGTGCTGATTGCGCTGCTGCAGCTGTTCTTGATTGGCGGCGTGATGCGCCCGCTGGAAAGCCTGCTGCCAGCAGAGCGCTGGGCCGATCGCCGCCACACCACGGTGGACCGCAACTACACCCTGCTCATGCTGCTGGGCTTGTTTCCGCTGTTCAGCTTTCTGATTCTGATGCCCGTGGCCCATATGCTGGGCGGCGGGCCAGCCACTGATGAGGCTAGTGGCCTCAAGGCCTGGGTGCCGTGGTTTGAAGGCCACCCCTATATTTTGTTTGCCGTGTACTACGTGATCTACGACCTCACGTATTACTGGATGCACCGCGCTCAGCACGTTATTCCTTGGTGGTGGGCCATGCACAGCATGCATCACAGCCAGCGCCAGATGAGCTGCTGGAGCAACGACCGCAGCAACTATCTGGACGGCATGCTGCAAAGCTTTGTGCTGGCCACCGTCGGCCTTGTCATGGGGCTTGATGTGTCTGAGTTCGCCATGCTGGGCTTGCTCAGTGAGCTGGTGCAAAACTTCTCTCACGCCAATATTGCGCTGCGTCTGGGCTGGGTTGGCAAGGTGGGCGAGCGCCTTTTCGTCGGCCCGCGCTTTCACCGCAACCACCACATGCTGCGCGATGCCCACCGGCCCGAGCGCCACAACTGCAACTTCGGCCAAGTTCTGCCTTGGTGGGACCAGCTGTTTGGCACAGCCCTCTATCACGACGAGCCACTGCGCCCCACAGGCGTGAGCGACCCCGAGGTTGACGCCGACAACGAGCGCAGCCTGATCGCCATGCAGTGGTACACACTCAAGCGCTTCTGGGGCGCCGTCACCTGCCGCGCAGGCTGGCGGCTGGGCGATGTGTCTTTTGGAGCCAGCTACCGACCCATTCACGATGAGGACGACACCTCTCATACGCGCAAGTCACATGACGCACCAATAGCAGCCGTTAGTAGAGGCGCAAATAACAATCACCGAATAACAGCCACAAAATAG
- a CDS encoding nitroreductase yields the protein MNIEQALQQRSSVRAFTNQTISGEIVRGLLKKASQAPSGGNMQPWRVTAVGGQALKDLSAKAKVTEPVQRPGLSYPAGLWEPYRSRRFENGEDLYRALNIGREDKAARLEQLAKNSQMFGAPVGIFIAVEERMGYAQWIDLGIYLQSFMLLAAEQGLATCAQGFWRMYSDMLIEQLALPAGYQIAFGVALGYEDTSAPINQWQSSRADSEEWLSLKGLD from the coding sequence ATGAATATCGAACAAGCCTTGCAGCAACGCAGCTCTGTGCGTGCTTTTACTAACCAGACCATTTCCGGCGAAATTGTGCGCGGGCTGCTGAAAAAAGCATCTCAAGCGCCATCCGGCGGCAATATGCAGCCTTGGCGCGTGACGGCGGTGGGCGGTCAGGCACTGAAGGATTTGAGTGCCAAGGCCAAAGTAACTGAGCCTGTGCAACGCCCCGGTCTGTCCTACCCCGCAGGTCTGTGGGAGCCTTACCGCAGCCGCCGATTTGAAAACGGTGAAGACCTGTACCGTGCGCTGAATATTGGCCGTGAAGACAAGGCTGCTCGCTTAGAACAACTGGCCAAGAATTCTCAGATGTTCGGTGCGCCCGTCGGTATTTTTATCGCAGTGGAAGAGCGCATGGGCTATGCACAGTGGATTGATTTGGGCATCTATCTGCAATCTTTTATGTTGCTGGCCGCCGAACAGGGGCTTGCCACCTGCGCTCAGGGCTTTTGGCGCATGTACAGCGATATGTTGATTGAGCAGCTGGCGCTGCCGGCGGGCTACCAAATTGCGTTTGGTGTTGCGCTGGGTTATGAAGATACGAGTGCGCCTATCAACCAGTGGCAGTCTAGCCGCGCAGATAGCGAAGAGTGGCTGAGCCTGAAAGGTCTGGATTAA
- a CDS encoding RNA methyltransferase, translated as MKTRFVLIETSHAGNVGAAARALKTMGFDDLVLVRPRYANVLRKEETIQRASGALDVLGNCRIVETLEEALDGISHMCATAMTPRDFGPPTRTPREHFELLLKGELDVRTAPSADANLTDNAATPGAACNQKGVAFLFGCERFGMSNDDVYRCDVALSIPSNPQFGSLNLASAIQVIAYDWREALGGFPVEEHTPEVNRADMAQVQGMLSHFEQALSHVGFLDPAAPKKLMPRLNQLFNRAQLTQEEIHILRGVAKAMLKSEPPTR; from the coding sequence ATGAAAACCCGATTCGTACTGATTGAAACCAGCCACGCTGGCAACGTAGGCGCTGCGGCCCGCGCGCTCAAAACCATGGGCTTTGATGACTTGGTGCTGGTGCGTCCACGTTACGCCAACGTGCTGCGCAAGGAAGAAACCATTCAGCGTGCCAGTGGTGCGCTGGACGTTTTGGGCAACTGCCGCATTGTGGAAACGCTGGAAGAAGCGCTGGATGGCATCAGCCACATGTGTGCCACAGCCATGACGCCACGCGATTTTGGCCCGCCCACTCGCACGCCGCGTGAACACTTTGAGTTGCTACTAAAAGGTGAGCTAGACGTCCGCACTGCCCCTTCAGCTGATGCTAATTTGACGGATAACGCCGCCACGCCCGGCGCTGCCTGCAACCAAAAGGGCGTGGCCTTTTTGTTCGGCTGCGAGCGCTTTGGCATGAGCAATGACGACGTGTACCGCTGCGATGTGGCGCTGTCCATTCCGTCCAATCCGCAGTTTGGCTCGCTCAATTTGGCGTCAGCCATTCAGGTGATTGCTTATGACTGGCGTGAAGCCTTGGGTGGTTTCCCAGTCGAAGAACATACGCCTGAGGTGAACCGCGCTGACATGGCACAGGTGCAGGGCATGCTGAGCCACTTTGAGCAGGCGCTGAGCCATGTTGGTTTTCTCGACCCTGCAGCGCCTAAAAAGCTCATGCCCCGCCTTAACCAGCTTTTCAACCGCGCGCAGCTGACGCAGGAAGAAATCCATATTCTTCGCGGTGTTGCCAAGGCGATGCTCAAGAGCGAGCCGCCAACCCGCTAG
- a CDS encoding proteasome-type protease, whose amino-acid sequence MTYCVALKLNAGLVFLSDSRTNAGLDQISTFRKVMLYEQPGERFMVLQSAGNLSITQSVRELLESFQLHDATTDEMLTIWNVRSMFDAARVLGAAVRHVYEREGEALQRAGVDFNVSMILGGQIQGEGMRLFQVYSAGNFIEATGETPYFQIGESKYGKPVLDRVITSETPLDEAAKCALVSMDSTLKSNLSVGLPLDLIVYENNRFASDRIVCLDSDNPYLRMLHDSWGERLRNVFDSIEDPAWDGGQTDAPIRIHSPRAHPLVKVGAPTTAMQSTSSTGAGNIPPAALRQPPVPAQAGLSAANEYQRLQSNEEQARLQRQASLSNR is encoded by the coding sequence ATGACTTACTGCGTTGCCCTCAAACTCAATGCCGGCCTCGTTTTTCTGTCCGACTCCCGCACCAATGCGGGTCTCGATCAGATCAGCACCTTCCGCAAGGTCATGCTTTATGAGCAGCCGGGCGAGCGTTTCATGGTGCTGCAATCTGCAGGCAATCTGTCCATCACTCAGTCAGTGCGCGAACTGCTGGAGAGCTTTCAGCTGCATGACGCCACCACCGATGAGATGCTGACCATCTGGAACGTGCGCAGCATGTTCGATGCCGCCCGTGTGCTGGGCGCGGCCGTGCGCCATGTGTATGAGCGCGAAGGTGAAGCTTTGCAGCGCGCAGGCGTCGATTTCAATGTCTCCATGATTTTGGGCGGCCAGATTCAAGGCGAAGGCATGCGCCTGTTTCAGGTCTACTCGGCGGGCAACTTCATTGAAGCGACGGGCGAGACGCCTTACTTCCAGATCGGCGAATCGAAATACGGCAAGCCCGTGCTGGACCGCGTCATCACCTCCGAAACACCACTGGACGAAGCCGCCAAGTGCGCGCTGGTGTCTATGGACAGCACGCTCAAATCCAACCTCTCGGTTGGCCTGCCACTGGACTTGATCGTCTACGAAAACAACCGCTTCGCTTCAGACCGCATTGTCTGCTTGGACTCCGACAACCCCTACCTGCGCATGTTGCATGACAGCTGGGGAGAGCGCCTGCGCAATGTGTTTGACAGCATTGAAGACCCGGCGTGGGATGGCGGCCAGACGGACGCGCCCATCCGCATTCACAGCCCGCGCGCGCACCCGCTGGTCAAGGTGGGCGCCCCCACAACAGCCATGCAATCTACCTCGAGCACTGGCGCTGGCAATATTCCGCCCGCAGCCCTGCGCCAGCCACCAGTGCCAGCCCAAGCAGGTCTGAGCGCCGCAAATGAATACCAGCGCCTTCAGTCCAATGAGGAGCAAGCCCGCTTGCAGCGACAGGCATCGCTGTCTAACCGATAA
- the mutS gene encoding DNA mismatch repair protein MutS — MFQQYLPIKAQYPDTLVFYRMGDFYELFFGDAEKVTRLLDITLTSRGQTAGQPIPMAGVPFHALENYLGRLIKMGESAAICEQVGEIGLGKGPVERKVVRVVTPGTLTDSELLSDKSEAMLVAVHTAGRQRCGLAWMAVTQGRIHMAECAADELASWLARISPSEVIYSAGVTERFEQSLLAIKHSSAISCPLSPRPDWQFDSGLGERKLLELLGAASLKAWEAEDLPLAHAASAALLSYAEHTQGRNLTHIHAIAVQRDDDLIALPLATRRNLELVKTLRGEDSPTLFSLLDTCMTGMGSRLLKAWLLEPERNRKSAMQRLEAIGALRGTGAGMAPWQALRAELKGVSDVERITARIALRQVRPRELVGLSKTLQKSQQLAQSGQVPSAYLTQIFTDLLPPEGCAELLAKAIMEEPAALVRDGGVIATGFDAELDELRAIQNNCDEFLLELESKEKLLTGIPNLRVQFNKVHGFYIEITNSYKDAVPERYRRRQTLKNAERYITPELKAFEDKALSAQERALQREKFLFEQVLDQLQPHVPQLTRVAQAIAALDVLCTLAERSLTLNWAEPQFVSQPCIEIEAGRHPVVEARMAETSSGSFIANHTRMNLNTRMQIITGPNMGGKSTYMRQVALIVLLASVGSYVPAASCRLGPIDAIHTRIGAADDLANAQSTFMMEMTEAAQILHSATPHSLVLMDEIGRGTSTFDGLALASGMATQLHDKTKAFTLFATHYFELTELPAKAKAAVNVHVGAAESGSDIVFLHEIKAGPASRSYGIQVAKLAGMPAGVLNHARHALEALESQAGENDMQVNLFDAPELADEAATPNPLAQALAAINPDALSPREALEALYQLKQVAARSS; from the coding sequence ATGTTCCAGCAATATCTCCCCATCAAAGCGCAGTACCCCGACACCCTCGTTTTCTATCGCATGGGCGATTTTTACGAGCTGTTCTTTGGCGACGCCGAAAAAGTCACGCGCCTGCTGGACATCACGCTGACATCGCGTGGCCAGACCGCTGGCCAGCCCATTCCCATGGCCGGCGTGCCTTTTCACGCGCTGGAAAACTATCTGGGCCGCCTCATCAAGATGGGCGAATCCGCCGCCATTTGCGAGCAGGTCGGCGAGATTGGTCTGGGCAAAGGCCCGGTTGAGCGCAAAGTGGTGCGCGTGGTCACACCCGGCACACTCACAGACAGCGAACTGCTCTCCGACAAGAGTGAAGCCATGCTGGTCGCCGTGCACACGGCGGGCCGCCAGCGCTGCGGCTTGGCATGGATGGCCGTGACCCAAGGCCGCATCCACATGGCTGAATGCGCAGCCGATGAGCTGGCTTCTTGGCTCGCCCGCATCAGTCCCAGCGAAGTGATTTACAGCGCCGGCGTCACTGAGCGTTTTGAGCAAAGCCTGCTGGCCATCAAGCACAGCAGCGCCATTAGCTGCCCACTGTCGCCCCGCCCTGACTGGCAGTTTGACTCAGGCCTTGGCGAGCGCAAATTGCTCGAACTACTGGGCGCAGCCAGCCTCAAAGCTTGGGAGGCTGAAGACCTGCCACTGGCCCACGCCGCCAGCGCTGCCCTGCTCTCTTACGCCGAACACACGCAAGGCCGCAACCTCACGCACATTCATGCCATTGCCGTGCAGCGCGATGATGACTTGATCGCCTTGCCACTGGCCACGCGCCGTAACTTAGAGCTGGTCAAAACGCTGCGCGGCGAGGATTCGCCCACGCTGTTTTCGCTGCTCGACACTTGCATGACTGGCATGGGCAGCCGCCTGCTCAAAGCGTGGCTGCTAGAGCCTGAACGCAATCGCAAATCGGCCATGCAGCGCCTTGAAGCCATTGGCGCACTGCGCGGCACAGGCGCTGGCATGGCCCCTTGGCAAGCCCTGCGCGCTGAGCTCAAAGGCGTGAGCGATGTGGAACGCATTACCGCTCGCATCGCCCTGCGCCAAGTGCGCCCGCGTGAGCTGGTGGGCCTGTCTAAAACACTACAAAAATCGCAGCAACTAGCCCAATCAGGGCAAGTACCATCAGCCTATTTGACTCAGATTTTCACCGATCTTTTGCCACCCGAAGGCTGCGCTGAGCTGCTGGCCAAAGCCATCATGGAAGAGCCCGCCGCGCTGGTGCGCGATGGCGGCGTGATTGCCACTGGTTTTGATGCCGAGCTGGACGAGCTGCGCGCCATTCAAAACAACTGCGACGAGTTTTTGTTGGAGCTGGAATCCAAAGAAAAACTGCTCACCGGCATTCCGAATCTGCGTGTGCAGTTCAACAAGGTGCACGGTTTTTACATCGAGATCACCAACAGCTACAAGGATGCGGTGCCCGAGCGCTACCGCCGCCGCCAGACGCTGAAAAATGCCGAGCGCTACATCACGCCTGAGCTCAAAGCCTTTGAAGACAAAGCCCTGTCCGCCCAAGAGCGTGCGCTGCAGCGCGAGAAATTTTTGTTCGAGCAGGTGCTCGATCAGCTCCAGCCCCATGTGCCCCAGCTCACGCGCGTGGCACAGGCCATTGCGGCGCTGGATGTGCTTTGCACGCTGGCCGAGCGGTCATTGACGCTGAACTGGGCTGAGCCGCAATTCGTCAGCCAGCCCTGCATCGAAATCGAAGCCGGCCGCCACCCCGTGGTGGAGGCACGCATGGCCGAAACATCGAGCGGTAGCTTCATCGCCAACCACACGCGTATGAATCTGAACACGCGCATGCAGATCATTACCGGCCCGAACATGGGCGGTAAATCGACCTATATGCGCCAGGTTGCTCTGATTGTGCTGCTGGCCAGCGTGGGCAGCTATGTGCCCGCTGCCAGCTGCCGCTTGGGCCCTATCGACGCCATTCACACCCGCATTGGCGCAGCAGATGACTTGGCCAACGCCCAGTCCACCTTCATGATGGAGATGACCGAGGCCGCGCAGATTCTGCATTCGGCCACGCCCCACTCTCTGGTACTGATGGACGAGATTGGTCGCGGCACCAGCACTTTTGATGGTTTGGCGCTGGCCAGCGGCATGGCCACGCAGCTGCATGACAAAACCAAGGCATTCACGTTGTTTGCCACCCATTACTTTGAGCTGACCGAATTACCTGCCAAGGCCAAGGCAGCCGTCAACGTGCATGTGGGCGCAGCAGAGTCGGGCAGCGACATTGTGTTTTTGCATGAGATTAAGGCAGGCCCCGCCAGCCGCAGCTACGGTATTCAGGTCGCCAAATTGGCCGGAATGCCGGCAGGCGTGCTTAACCACGCCCGCCATGCGCTTGAAGCGCTGGAGTCGCAAGCCGGTGAAAACGACATGCAAGTCAACCTGTTTGATGCGCCCGAGCTAGCCGATGAAGCCGCCACGCCCAACCCGCTGGCGCAAGCACTGGCTGCGATCAACCCCGATGCCCTGAGCCCTCGTGAGGCACTCGAAGCGCTTTACCAACTCAAGCAAGTCGCAGCGCGTAGTAGCTAA